The sequence CCGGGATCGTCTTCGCCTACATCCGCAGGTACTCGAATACCACGACATCAGCGATCACGCATACCGTCTACGACCTGGTGCTCTTCGCCCTGCTCATGGTTGGGGTGTCGTTCTGAGGGGGGCTCTGCCGCTCTCTACTCTTGGACATCCCCAAGGAATCGCAGATCATAGAGCCCGGTCAGATCCAGCACCTGTTCCCGGTTTCGCATGATGTGGGCGCCGTCGCCTGTCCAGAGCACCAGCCCGGGCAGCAGGAGCGCCAGATCGTGGGCGTCGAGCACCACCTCGATGTCGTCCGGATCCTCGATCGTGTTCAGCCCCTGGTAGATATCAGGGTAGTCGGTCCGCCGCCGGTGCAGACCGAGCACCTCGCGATCTTCAAGGCGGGCGAGGCGCCGGCTGCACTCCTGCTCATAGCGGGTCTTCACAACCCCAAGTGCCTTCATCGTCGCTGTCGGGTCCCTGCCTGCACTGGCGACTGCCTGCACCACAATATCCCGGATCCTCCATGTCGCCGCCTCCACCACCAGGGTCTCGACCGAAGGACCCCGTTCCAGGGCGGCGGTCGCCCTGCGGAACTCTCGCACAATATATTTCTTGATCGTGGTGCACCTGCCGCTGTTCTCGATCCCGAAGCATTCTCCCCAGACAAAGGTGCTTGTATAGTTTGGTTCAGGGTCGTCAAAAAGACGGGTCGCCGCCCTCCCCCAACCGTCGGCGGCGTGAAAATAGTAACCAATCAGGACGTTGCTGTCATGGAAATAGGGCAGGCTATCTCCTCCCTGATGACGGCATCTCTCTTGCCAGGGATCGTGAGAGACGCATCGTGCGATCGAGAAGATCTCCGGCTGTCATCTTGACCGCAGAGGGTTATTCTCGGGCCAGATCGACCGCCACGGCGTTAAACTCGTCCTCGATCTCTTCGCAGTAGGCCCGCACCCCGGCACTCTGCCCCTCCCCGGCATACGCCGCAGAGGAGATGTAGCAGACGGCGTCGCAGCAGGTGGCCGTCAGACGTGGTGCGCGCCCCGGGTCGATTCTGAGGGCAGACCTGAACGCATCGTCCCATGCGAGGTATGCATCATAGAACATCTCGAGGGCGGGAAGAGGGTATCTTCGGATCAGGTCATCGAGCACCTGTTCGACCGCTGCCACCCGTGCGGCATTCAGGGGGTGAATGGCGTCGGCATTCTCCTGCGCGATCCCCATCATCGTCCTGCAGAATGTCCGCTGGAACCCATCTACATGGAGGCCGTTTCTCTCCAGCAGCGCGATCTCGTTGTCGGTGAGGTTGAAGTAGTCGAGCGGGATCGTATCACCATCTGAGAACTCTTTCCAGAGTCGCAGTTCATGGGTAAGGTTGCTGACAGTCCGCGCCTGGCGTCCTTTCAAGGATGCCAGCACCATTGCCATCAGCCCCTGCTCGTAGGGCGAGAACAACGAGAGATCGCAGGGGACCTTTGCCCGGAAGGAGTGCGGCGTATAGGTCTTTGAGCGTGAGGTGTAATTTTTTCTCTCCTGTCTCACGCTAAAGTATCGGTTTGTCTCACTCGCGAGGGTCAGCGCCTCCCCGTCCACCGGCCCGTTCGGCATCCTGATGTAGGTGCTGTCGAAGAGCAGGCCGCCCCGTTGGTTATGGTGGATGAGGTCGATGAAGAAGATATACTTCATCAGGATAGTCTTGACGATAGCGGGGTCCTGCTCTATTGCGTAGAGCATCGCATGGATTTTCTTGAGTTTTTTCACACCATCACCCCACATCGCCGGAGATGGAAGCTCCGCTCCCGGTCGCCGCGTATCTATCTGCACTCTATGCTGCACACAAACGATAACCCTTTCGGAATAATCTGCCCGGTTTTTCTTCATCTCCTGGTGTGCGCAGGGTTCACCATCCCTGTATCCGAGGGCTGCCTTTCTCCCGAAGGCGGTCGCCACGGGAATTCTCCTCCTTGTCCTCCTCCATGGCGATGCCCACCCATGATCCAGAGCACCCAGGCGAGCCGGGGGAGAAAATCAGGTCGCAGCCGACATCCCAATGTTTACCAGTTGAACCGGTGGCGGATACAGCAGCCACATGGGCGTTCCGGGATGCCATCAATGATTATTGCCTCCCAAGGTGGGGTTTTCAAAGAAAGCAGAAGAGCAGAACTTGTTTCAAAACGCTGAGGGGGAGATTTGAACTCCCGAGGGGCTCAACGCCCCACGGGCTTTCCAGGCCCGCGCCCTACCGGTCTAGACTACCTCAGCACAGAATGTGCATTATTAGTTGGCGGCTGAGTCTATTAATAATATCTCTACCTCCGCGGCTCTCCGGCGTGCGTCTTCCAGCCCCGGGGGTAGGTGCCGGGCTGCATCAGGACGGTGGTGGGGGCAACGACCAGCCCGGGTTCCCCGGGTTTCAGTGCCGACGAACTGACGAGGGCCTTCCCGAGCCCCACGAGTTCGCCGCGCCCGGTCATGATCGCGACGACCTCGCCCTTTCCAAACCCGCCTTCCCTGCCGGTGACCCCCACCCCGGCGAGCACAGCGCCGTGGCAGACCGCATCGACCGCGGTGTCGCGGATGACGACCTTCGGGAGGTCGGCGACGGCGGCTCCGGGGGAGAGGATCATCTGCTGAAGTGGGACGAGATTTCCCTCCCGTGCCGCTGCAGCGGCATCGGCGAGTTCGTGGAGCGAGACCGCCGCGGTCTCGTCAAACGGCCCTGAGCGTATCCTCCGCAGTTCCTGCATGTGCGCGCAGACCCCGAGGGTGTAGCCCATGTGGACGCAGAGTGTCCTGATGTAGGTCCCGGCATCGCACCTGACCCTGAAGAGGACGAGTCTGCCTTCCATGTCCAGGACCTCGATCTCCTGGATCTTCCTGATCCGGAGGTTCCGCTTCACCGCGCTCTTCCGGGGCGGCCGCTGGTAGACCCGGCCGACAAACTCCTCAGCCACCCGGTCCACGGCCTCCCTCGATACATCGCCGTGGAGCCTCATTAGGCAGACATACTCCTTGTTGTGCGAGAGGAGCACGGGGGCGAGCCGAACAGCGCCGCCGAACATGACGACGAGCACCCCCGAGACCTGGGGGTCGAGGGTTCCAGCGTGGCCCACCCGCCGCCCCAGGATATCCCCAACCCACGCGGTCACCTGGTGGCTGCTCGGGCCCCGGGGTTTGTCGATGACGACGATCCCCGATCCGGGGACGGGGATCTCTTCCTGACCGGTCATGCTCCTTCCCGGTAGCGGTTCAGCGCATCAAGGGTTCCTGCAAGCGAGCCGTCCCCGACGACCGCCGGGGGGTGTCCGCCGGCCTGCATCGCGTCGGCGGTGACATCCCCGATCGCGACAAGGAGGAGGTCGTCGCGGGGCTGCCACCTGGCCTTCCGGTAGGACATGGCGCTTGTGAAGAGGACGGCGTCGGCGTCGTCGAGGGCGAGTTCCTCATCCGTCGGGACGAGGGCGTAGATCCTCTCCTCGTGGAACTTGCCCCCCGCTGCGGTGATCCCGTCGAGGAGCCCCGGGTTCGGGACATCGGCCCGCGGGATCCCGACCGTCCGCCCCCGGAGCCAGTCCCCGAGGTAGGGGACAAAGTCCCGGGAGTAGAACGCGGGGAGGACCTCGGCCTCGATCCCCGACTCCCGGAGGATCTCGGCGGTCTTCGGCCCGATGGCGATCACCCGGGGCCACCGGGTGAGTCTCGGTGCGATGATCCCGGCAGGGAGGGCGCTTGTGAAGAAGAGGCAGTCGAACTCGTTGCGATGGACGGCGTCGACGAACAGAGCGACCCTCTCCATCCGGATATCAGCCCGGAGCGGCGAGACCGTGTAGCAGTCATGGCCGTAGGAGGCGCAGAGGGCACGGTCTCCCGCGGCCTTGTTCTCGAGGCGGGTGATGGCGATCTTCATCGGTATAACGTTCACCCCGCGGGATATGACTGTATCCCCCGGTGCGATTCGGTTGATTTATCCCCGCAGGCTCAAGACCAATGATCAAGCGTGCTCTTCAGTATCTGCTGCGGCGCCGTCATCGGTATCGGATGCGGCGTCATAAGCGGTCTTGTTCCCGGCATCCACGCCAACACCATGGCAGGCGTCCTCCTCTCGCTCCAGGCGCTCCTGCTTGCCTGGTTCGACCCGGTGGTGATCGCGTCGGCCATGTTCGCCGCGCTTGTTACGCACACGTTCATCGATTGCGTCCCCGGGACCTTCCTCGGTATCCCTGACGCCGACACCTCGCTTGCGGTCCTCCCGGCCCACTCCCTCTGCCTCGAAGGCCGGGGGGAGGAGGCTGTCCGGATATCGGCGCTCGGGAGCGCTGCCGGTGTCGCTCTCTCCCTGCCGCTCGCGCTCGCCTTTGTCCTCGTGCTCCCTGCGCTCCAGCCCGGGATCGACTGGGGTATCGGGCTCATCATCCTCGCGGTGGCCGGCTACCTCATCGTCGTCTCCGAGTCGCCTGAGTGGGCGCTCGCGGTCTTTGGGGTCTCGGGGGCGCTCGGGCTCTTCTCCCTCCGCTACTCGTTCCTCGCCTGGCAGGTGGGGGGCGAGTCAGGGGTGCTGATGCCGCTCCTCTCCGGGCTCTTCGGGATCGCGGTTCTCCTCCGGGCGTCGCACGGGGTTATGCCCGCCCAGCACTTCGCGGGGATCGACCTCCTGCCCGGTGCGGTCAGGCGGGGATCCGTCCTCGGCTCCATCGCGGGGGCTCTCGTCGGCTGGCTCCCGGGCCTCTCAAACGCCACGGCAAACGCCCTCCTGACATCGGTCATCGGCTACGACACAAACCCCCGGGAGTACATCCTCGCGACCAGCGCCGCAAACACCGTCAACGCCTTCCTCGGGCTTGCGGCGCTCTACGCCATATCCAGGACCAGGAACGGGGTGATGGTGGCGCTCGCGGCGGCCGAGGAGGTCCCGCCCGCAACCGCCATCCTGCTTGCCGGGGCGCTGGCCGCGGTCGGGGCCTACCTCCTGACCATCCTCCTCTCGTCGATGGCAGGGTGGTTCGGCGGCGTGAATGTCACGGCGCTCAACCGGGGGGTCATTGTCTTCGTGGTCCTGCTCTCCCTCTTCCTCTGCGGGCCGTTCGGGGGACTGGTCCTCCTCCTCGCGACAGCGGTCGGCTACGTCCCGTCGCTGGTCAACATCCGCCGGGTCTACTGCATGGGCGCGATCATGGTCCCGGTGATGTTCTACTCATTCGGGTTTGCCTGATCCCGGGGTTTATCTCACGCGGAAGCACGCGAAGAACAGGAGAGGAGGTAATCATATCCCGTGGCGTCGCGTGTGACCGCATCAATCGTCTCCACCCCATTCCCCCACGCGCCGCACAAGGATGCACCCGCGAGAGAAGATGGCTTAATGCATTCTTATATCAGCCGGGCTCCAATACCGTACCCATGCTACAACGCTACTGGTTCGGAGATGTCGATGAGCAGGGGTGCCGGGGTGTCGGCACCGACCCGGCAGCGCTCGCGAAACGGGCGGCCACGCTCCGCACCGGTATGGAGTCATATCGCCCCATTGACTGGGAGATTGCCCGGGACTGTGGGGTTGTCCGGGACCGGGCGGAGTATATCGACCTGCTCCGGGCGGTCTGCACCACGCTTGCCCGGGAAAAGATCGCGGTCTCCTACCAGGCCCGGGATGTCGAGCTCCTCCAGATGGTCAGGATGCTTGATGAGCTCGACAACGTCATCAACCTCCTCCAGGAGCGTGCCGCGGAGTGGTACCAGGTCATGACGCCGTCGTTCTCCCGGAAGTACCGCTACCTCCCGGCGCGGAAGATGCTTGGTATCATCAGGAAGGGGGCCCGGGGCGGTCTTTCTGACGTGGCCGGCGAGATCGACCGGCTCGCCGGGGTGAGGAGCCGCCTGATGCGGGAGGTCTCGGCCCGGGCCGATGAGGTGATGCCGAACGTGAGTGCTCTCATCGGTGGGCTGGTCGCGGCCCGGCTCCTCTCCCGGGCGGGGGGGCTTTCAGAACTTGCCCGGATGCCGGGAAGCACCATCCAGGTCCTCGGGTCTGAGCAGGCGCTTTTTTCGCACCTG is a genomic window of Methanoculleus bourgensis MS2 containing:
- a CDS encoding NOP5/NOP56 family protein; translation: MLQRYWFGDVDEQGCRGVGTDPAALAKRAATLRTGMESYRPIDWEIARDCGVVRDRAEYIDLLRAVCTTLAREKIAVSYQARDVELLQMVRMLDELDNVINLLQERAAEWYQVMTPSFSRKYRYLPARKMLGIIRKGARGGLSDVAGEIDRLAGVRSRLMREVSARADEVMPNVSALIGGLVAARLLSRAGGLSELARMPGSTIQVLGSEQALFSHLRAGTPPPKHGIIFQHRRVHNAPKEVRGRVARVLAAKLAIAARLDYYRGVLVPEFIEEAQARIDAAGVVA
- a CDS encoding uroporphyrinogen-III synthase produces the protein MKIAITRLENKAAGDRALCASYGHDCYTVSPLRADIRMERVALFVDAVHRNEFDCLFFTSALPAGIIAPRLTRWPRVIAIGPKTAEILRESGIEAEVLPAFYSRDFVPYLGDWLRGRTVGIPRADVPNPGLLDGITAAGGKFHEERIYALVPTDEELALDDADAVLFTSAMSYRKARWQPRDDLLLVAIGDVTADAMQAGGHPPAVVGDGSLAGTLDALNRYREGA
- a CDS encoding RNA-guided pseudouridylation complex pseudouridine synthase subunit Cbf5, which codes for MTGQEEIPVPGSGIVVIDKPRGPSSHQVTAWVGDILGRRVGHAGTLDPQVSGVLVVMFGGAVRLAPVLLSHNKEYVCLMRLHGDVSREAVDRVAEEFVGRVYQRPPRKSAVKRNLRIRKIQEIEVLDMEGRLVLFRVRCDAGTYIRTLCVHMGYTLGVCAHMQELRRIRSGPFDETAAVSLHELADAAAAAREGNLVPLQQMILSPGAAVADLPKVVIRDTAVDAVCHGAVLAGVGVTGREGGFGKGEVVAIMTGRGELVGLGKALVSSSALKPGEPGLVVAPTTVLMQPGTYPRGWKTHAGEPRR
- a CDS encoding type II toxin-antitoxin system antitoxin SocA domain-containing protein yields the protein MKKLKKIHAMLYAIEQDPAIVKTILMKYIFFIDLIHHNQRGGLLFDSTYIRMPNGPVDGEALTLASETNRYFSVRQERKNYTSRSKTYTPHSFRAKVPCDLSLFSPYEQGLMAMVLASLKGRQARTVSNLTHELRLWKEFSDGDTIPLDYFNLTDNEIALLERNGLHVDGFQRTFCRTMMGIAQENADAIHPLNAARVAAVEQVLDDLIRRYPLPALEMFYDAYLAWDDAFRSALRIDPGRAPRLTATCCDAVCYISSAAYAGEGQSAGVRAYCEEIEDEFNAVAVDLARE
- a CDS encoding tripartite tricarboxylate transporter permease yields the protein MLFSICCGAVIGIGCGVISGLVPGIHANTMAGVLLSLQALLLAWFDPVVIASAMFAALVTHTFIDCVPGTFLGIPDADTSLAVLPAHSLCLEGRGEEAVRISALGSAAGVALSLPLALAFVLVLPALQPGIDWGIGLIILAVAGYLIVVSESPEWALAVFGVSGALGLFSLRYSFLAWQVGGESGVLMPLLSGLFGIAVLLRASHGVMPAQHFAGIDLLPGAVRRGSVLGSIAGALVGWLPGLSNATANALLTSVIGYDTNPREYILATSAANTVNAFLGLAALYAISRTRNGVMVALAAAEEVPPATAILLAGALAAVGAYLLTILLSSMAGWFGGVNVTALNRGVIVFVVLLSLFLCGPFGGLVLLLATAVGYVPSLVNIRRVYCMGAIMVPVMFYSFGFA